One region of Vigna angularis cultivar LongXiaoDou No.4 chromosome 10, ASM1680809v1, whole genome shotgun sequence genomic DNA includes:
- the LOC108320861 gene encoding ethylene-responsive transcription factor ERF020, giving the protein MSKSSALHAICPSRDHKFKGVRRRKWGKWVSEIRVPGTQERLWLGTYVTPEAAAVAHDVAVYCLRRPSSLDKLNLPDTLSSYSGQLRDMSPRSVQKVASDVGMDVDARNIAAGGSSSGVAQSQESEKKMEERNGIVGADDSDEFWWNGFEGYDTATWKGSGEDCADRDALNISIEDYL; this is encoded by the coding sequence ATGAGTAAAAGTTCAGCGCTGCATGCAATTTGTCCAAGCAGGGACCACAAGTTTAAGGGTGTTCGCCGTCGCAAATGGGGCAAGTGGGTGTCGGAGATTCGCGTTCCGGGCACCCAAGAGCGGCTCTGGCTGGGAACCTACGTCACGCCGGAGGCGGCGGCGGTTGCCCACGACGTCGCCGTATACTGTCTCAGGAGGCCTTCTTCGTTGGACAAACTTAACTTGCCAGACACCTTGTCTTCTTACAGTGGTCAGCTGAGGGACATGTCTCCAAGGTCTGTTCAGAAGGTGGCTTCCGATGTTGGCATGGATGTTGACGCCAGAAACATTGCTGCCGGCGGAAGTTCAAGTGGGGTGGCACAAAGTCAGGAGAGTGAGAAGAAAATGGAGGAAAGGAATGGCATTGTTGGAGCTGATGATTCTGATGAGTTTTGGTGGAATGGTTTTGAGGGCTATGATACTGCGACTTGGAAAGGAAGTGGTGAAGATTGTGCAGATAGGGATGCCTTGAACATTTCCATTGAAGACTATCTTTAG